From the Pseudarthrobacter sp. MM222 genome, one window contains:
- a CDS encoding capsular polysaccharide synthesis protein, whose product MIPGLEVRRETDRLNRAGTLAAREKDVAKARELFAEALGKDIYACQDDWDLLNESTRAFRARVQLRNLLRLRLVPMTRAAKAFNAEYVMPEDWKPKVFVYWGQGFENAPEIVKFCHAELLRLHDADDIVVLTDENLSDWVELPADLREMLGENRTAFSDVLRFELLAKYGGIWIDATCLPTVRLVDHFDELVGQAGFFAFETKEKTISSWFLASRPDNYLTHLVRDSMRLYWRVFDRPVTYFYLHFIFQLLHTMDNRSDRIWAKVPRPKYDPRTFGRVLKRRADEVDAEKIVGASIVHKLSYKRDPSEVGPGTVFHELIHGSFLRR is encoded by the coding sequence GTGATACCTGGCCTTGAGGTGCGCCGCGAAACTGACCGACTTAATCGTGCAGGAACCCTCGCAGCGCGAGAAAAAGACGTAGCGAAAGCGCGAGAGCTTTTTGCCGAAGCGTTGGGCAAGGACATCTATGCATGCCAGGACGACTGGGATCTCCTGAATGAGTCGACCCGTGCATTCCGGGCGCGCGTGCAGCTAAGGAACCTGCTTCGTCTTCGCTTGGTTCCCATGACCCGTGCGGCCAAGGCTTTCAACGCAGAGTATGTGATGCCCGAGGATTGGAAGCCGAAGGTGTTCGTCTACTGGGGGCAGGGTTTCGAGAACGCCCCAGAGATTGTTAAATTCTGCCATGCGGAACTTCTTCGCCTTCACGATGCCGACGACATCGTGGTCCTCACCGACGAGAACTTATCCGACTGGGTGGAGCTGCCAGCAGACCTGCGGGAAATGCTGGGCGAGAATCGAACCGCGTTCTCGGATGTGCTGAGGTTCGAGCTGCTCGCCAAATATGGTGGTATCTGGATCGATGCCACGTGCCTTCCCACGGTACGCCTCGTGGATCACTTTGACGAGCTGGTCGGCCAGGCAGGCTTCTTCGCCTTTGAGACGAAGGAGAAAACCATTTCCAGCTGGTTCCTCGCGAGCCGTCCTGATAACTACCTAACCCATCTCGTCAGGGACTCAATGAGGCTTTACTGGCGAGTGTTTGACCGGCCCGTGACGTACTTCTATCTCCACTTTATTTTCCAACTTTTGCATACGATGGATAACCGATCGGACAGGATCTGGGCCAAAGTACCAAGACCGAAATACGATCCGCGGACTTTCGGCCGTGTTCTCAAACGTCGGGCAGATGAAGTCGACGCCGAAAAGATCGTGGGTGCCAGTATTGTGCATAAGTTGTCGTACAAGCGAGACCCCTCGGAAGTGGGGCCGGGTACAGTGTTCCACGAGCTAATCCATGGCTCATTTTTGAGGCGCTAG
- a CDS encoding slipin family protein, with protein sequence MDLTAIIVLIVIVVLVLVLARMSIRIVRQYEQGVLFRLGRVVGVRMPGLRFIIPVIDRLHLVSLRIVTMPIQSQGIITQDNVSVDISAVAYYRVVDAVKSVVAIENVSAAINQIAQTTLRKVVGRHSLDQTLSETQRINSDIREILDALTLEWGVEVTLVELKDIQLPDGMKRAMAKQAEAEREKRAKIIAAEGESIAATALGQASDTMMAHPLALQLRNLQSLVEIAVDNNSTVVFPAPLMSTIGELSAFLSRENQAAQAAQAASTQASPVKAA encoded by the coding sequence ATGGACCTCACCGCCATCATTGTGCTGATCGTCATCGTGGTTCTGGTGCTCGTGCTGGCCAGGATGTCGATCCGGATTGTGCGGCAGTACGAACAGGGCGTGCTGTTCCGGCTCGGCCGGGTGGTCGGCGTGCGGATGCCGGGCCTGCGCTTCATCATCCCCGTGATTGACAGGCTTCACCTCGTCAGCCTTCGGATCGTGACCATGCCGATCCAGTCGCAGGGCATCATCACCCAGGACAACGTGAGCGTCGACATCTCGGCGGTGGCCTACTACCGTGTGGTTGATGCGGTGAAATCCGTGGTCGCGATCGAGAACGTGTCCGCCGCGATCAACCAGATCGCCCAGACCACGCTGCGGAAAGTGGTCGGCCGTCACAGCCTCGACCAGACACTGTCCGAGACGCAGCGCATCAACAGCGATATCCGCGAAATCCTGGACGCCCTCACGCTGGAGTGGGGCGTCGAAGTGACGCTCGTCGAGCTCAAGGACATCCAGCTTCCCGACGGCATGAAGAGGGCGATGGCCAAGCAAGCGGAGGCCGAGCGGGAGAAAAGGGCCAAGATCATCGCCGCCGAAGGCGAGTCCATCGCCGCTACGGCGCTGGGCCAGGCTTCGGACACGATGATGGCACACCCCCTGGCGCTGCAGCTGCGCAACCTCCAGTCGTTGGTGGAAATCGCAGTGGACAACAACTCCACAGTGGTCTTCCCGGCACCGTTGATGAGTACCATCGGCGAGCTGTCCGCCTTCCTGTCGCGCGAAAACCAGGCCGCCCAGGCCGCGCAGGCCGCCTCCACCCAGGCTTCCCCGGTGAAGGCTGCCTAG
- a CDS encoding YaaA family protein — protein sequence MLILLPPSEGKTPAKGGDAVDWASLSFPELNTYRAKVLDALGTVSAHEDALALLGVGASLRADVERNTRLHAEPAAPAHQVYSGVLYDALGYDSLTPVQRKKAEASVLVVSALWGAIRFGDRVPAYRLSMGTALPDVGRLASFWKPQLNEALLAAAEGELLVDCRSSTYAAAWAPPAPQTVAVNVFTEVNGVRKVVSHFAKHTRGELARHLLTRRGKAPATPVQLQRAAAEKWTAELVEGTARKPHTLNIILPN from the coding sequence GTGCTGATTTTGCTGCCGCCCTCCGAAGGCAAGACCCCCGCCAAGGGTGGAGACGCCGTCGACTGGGCCTCCCTGAGCTTCCCCGAACTCAACACTTACCGGGCAAAAGTGCTCGACGCCCTCGGCACGGTCAGCGCCCACGAGGACGCCCTCGCCCTCCTGGGCGTCGGCGCCTCCCTGCGCGCCGACGTCGAACGCAACACCCGGCTGCACGCCGAACCCGCGGCGCCGGCCCATCAGGTCTATTCCGGGGTGCTCTACGACGCGCTGGGCTATGACTCCCTGACTCCGGTGCAGCGGAAGAAGGCGGAGGCGTCGGTCCTGGTGGTTTCCGCACTCTGGGGCGCCATCCGCTTCGGGGACCGCGTACCCGCGTACCGGCTCTCAATGGGCACCGCGCTTCCCGACGTCGGACGGCTCGCGTCGTTCTGGAAGCCGCAACTGAACGAGGCGCTGCTGGCCGCCGCGGAGGGTGAGCTGTTGGTCGACTGCCGTTCCAGCACCTACGCGGCGGCGTGGGCTCCCCCGGCGCCGCAGACTGTCGCGGTCAACGTGTTCACCGAGGTCAACGGGGTCCGCAAGGTGGTCAGCCACTTCGCCAAGCACACCCGCGGGGAGCTGGCACGGCACCTGCTGACGCGCAGGGGCAAGGCTCCGGCGACGCCCGTTCAGCTGCAGAGGGCGGCGGCCGAGAAATGGACCGCGGAACTCGTCGAGGGCACGGCCCGGAAGCCGCACACCCTCAACATCATCCTGCCCAACTAG
- a CDS encoding zinc ribbon domain-containing protein, with translation MAQAAPAEQLKLLELQGLDAKLKSLSNRRRSLESDSRITDLEAALGVANGELGAAKVAVHDAELELKRAEADVEQVASRIGRDEARLNSGTGLSKDLVALQKDLVSLNKRRSDLEDVELEVLERLDTLRLRQATQQQIVNDIQGSFGVIRAELDEQLAEIAAEATVVRGKRAEFAEGLDAGLLAVYEKTLAKRGVGAARLFHGTSEGSGMHLSPGDLAEIKAAAEDDIVFCPDSGCILVRSAEWA, from the coding sequence GTGGCCCAGGCAGCACCGGCGGAACAGTTGAAGTTGCTCGAATTGCAGGGACTTGATGCCAAACTCAAGTCCTTGTCCAACCGCCGCCGAAGCCTTGAAAGCGACTCCCGGATCACTGACCTCGAGGCTGCCCTTGGTGTGGCCAACGGGGAACTCGGTGCCGCGAAAGTGGCCGTCCACGATGCCGAGCTCGAGCTCAAGCGCGCCGAAGCCGACGTGGAACAGGTGGCTTCCCGGATCGGACGCGATGAGGCGAGGCTGAACAGCGGCACCGGCCTGTCCAAGGATCTCGTGGCCCTGCAGAAGGACCTCGTCTCCCTCAACAAGCGCCGCTCAGACCTCGAAGATGTGGAGCTCGAGGTCCTCGAGCGCCTGGACACCCTCCGCCTCCGCCAGGCCACGCAGCAGCAGATCGTCAATGACATTCAAGGATCCTTCGGCGTCATCCGCGCCGAACTGGACGAGCAGCTGGCCGAGATCGCCGCGGAGGCCACGGTGGTGCGCGGCAAGCGTGCCGAATTCGCCGAAGGACTGGACGCCGGGCTGCTCGCGGTCTACGAGAAGACCCTCGCCAAGCGCGGCGTCGGCGCCGCCCGGCTCTTCCACGGCACTTCGGAAGGCTCCGGCATGCACCTGAGCCCGGGCGACCTGGCCGAGATCAAGGCCGCAGCCGAGGACGACATCGTGTTCTGCCCGGATTCCGGCTGCATCCTGGTCCGCTCCGCCGAGTGGGCCTGA
- a CDS encoding Nif3-like dinuclear metal center hexameric protein — protein MEPVNTDVSDGSAKGMNTDSTTGGGADQASGPPTLGMILLAVEELWPESLAEEWDEVGLVAGHPSAPVSRILFAVDPTLDVIEEAVEWGAGLLITHHPLLLKGVTSVAATTAKGRAVHRLIESGTGLLTVHTNGDSAVGGVSDVLADALGLQNVAPLTPAAAGLPEEGIGRVGDLEEVLTLGDFAARVFGILPAVAGGVRVSGDRDGLVRRVAVCGGAGDSLFGEVRASNADVYLTADLRHHPASEAREAAVNDRPYLIDVSHFASEWLWLPAAAEALGNVLNDQGHDVEIRVSTTNSDPWDFILTPG, from the coding sequence ATGGAACCTGTAAACACCGACGTTTCAGACGGCTCTGCCAAAGGCATGAACACTGACAGCACCACCGGAGGCGGGGCGGACCAGGCCTCCGGGCCGCCGACGCTGGGCATGATCCTGCTGGCCGTGGAAGAGCTCTGGCCTGAATCGCTTGCCGAGGAGTGGGACGAGGTGGGCCTTGTGGCGGGCCATCCGTCGGCCCCCGTGAGCAGGATCCTCTTCGCCGTCGATCCGACCCTCGACGTCATCGAAGAGGCCGTGGAGTGGGGTGCGGGGCTGTTGATCACGCACCATCCGCTGCTGCTCAAGGGCGTGACGTCGGTCGCGGCGACCACTGCCAAGGGCAGGGCTGTGCACCGGCTGATTGAGTCGGGCACCGGGCTCCTGACCGTGCACACCAACGGCGATTCCGCCGTCGGGGGCGTGTCCGATGTCCTCGCCGATGCGCTCGGCCTGCAGAACGTTGCCCCGCTGACCCCGGCGGCGGCCGGCCTGCCGGAAGAGGGGATCGGACGGGTCGGAGACCTCGAAGAGGTCCTCACCCTCGGCGACTTTGCCGCCCGGGTCTTTGGCATTCTGCCGGCGGTTGCCGGCGGCGTTCGGGTGTCCGGGGACCGGGACGGCCTGGTCCGGCGAGTCGCCGTCTGCGGCGGGGCCGGTGACTCCCTCTTCGGCGAGGTGCGCGCGAGCAACGCCGACGTCTATCTGACGGCCGACCTGCGGCACCATCCGGCGTCGGAAGCCCGTGAGGCCGCTGTCAACGATCGGCCCTACCTGATCGACGTTTCGCACTTCGCCAGCGAGTGGCTGTGGCTGCCCGCTGCCGCGGAGGCCCTCGGCAATGTCCTCAACGACCAGGGGCACGACGTTGAGATCCGGGTCAGCACTACCAACAGCGACCCGTGGGACTTCATTCTGACTCCGGGCTAA
- the msrA gene encoding peptide-methionine (S)-S-oxide reductase MsrA, translating into MRTFVLGGGCFWCLDAVYQKTKGVSAVVSGYTGGHDRYPDYYSVCSGTTGHAEVVAVTFDEDVIPAEIILDMFFALHDPTTLNRQGYDVGTQYRSSMFYETTEEKILFEEAIERNQELWAHPIVTEVTRASKFHVAEAMHQDFYAKYPEQGYCQVIINPKLAKARKYYSAWLNA; encoded by the coding sequence ATGAGAACTTTTGTCCTCGGCGGAGGCTGCTTCTGGTGCCTCGACGCCGTCTACCAGAAAACCAAGGGTGTCAGCGCCGTCGTTTCGGGCTACACCGGAGGCCATGACCGCTACCCCGACTACTACTCCGTGTGCTCCGGAACCACGGGACATGCAGAGGTGGTGGCGGTGACGTTCGACGAGGATGTGATTCCGGCGGAGATCATTCTGGACATGTTCTTCGCTCTTCACGACCCCACCACGCTCAACCGCCAGGGCTACGACGTCGGGACCCAGTACCGCTCCTCGATGTTCTACGAGACGACCGAAGAGAAGATCCTCTTTGAGGAAGCGATCGAGCGCAACCAGGAGCTGTGGGCCCACCCCATCGTGACCGAGGTGACCCGGGCGTCGAAGTTCCACGTGGCCGAAGCCATGCACCAGGACTTCTACGCCAAGTACCCGGAACAGGGCTACTGCCAGGTGATCATCAACCCGAAGCTCGCCAAGGCCAGGAAATATTACTCTGCATGGCTTAATGCTTAG
- the cysK gene encoding cysteine synthase A, with protein sequence MARIYDDVTQLVGGTPLVRLNRLTEGLDATVAVKLEFYNPANSVKDRIGVAIVDAAEKSGALKPGGTIVEGTSGNTGIALAMVGAARGYKVILTMPETMSTERRVMLRAFGAEIVLTPGSEGMRGAVDKAQEIVANTENSIWAQQFANEANPEIHRTTTAEEIWSDTDGKVDIFVAGIGTGGTVTGVGQVLKERNPDVQIVAVEPKDSAILNGGAPGPHKIQGIGANFIPEILDTNVYDEVLDATLEDSVRVARELGVQEGILGGISSGAIVWGALELAKRPENAGKLIVAVVCDFGERYISTVLYDDIRG encoded by the coding sequence ATGGCACGGATCTATGACGATGTTACCCAGCTGGTTGGCGGCACCCCGCTGGTCCGGTTGAACCGGCTCACCGAAGGGCTGGACGCCACGGTTGCCGTCAAGCTGGAGTTCTACAATCCCGCCAACAGCGTCAAGGACCGCATCGGCGTCGCCATCGTTGATGCCGCCGAAAAGTCGGGTGCGCTCAAGCCCGGCGGCACCATCGTCGAAGGCACCTCCGGCAACACCGGCATCGCCCTGGCCATGGTGGGTGCGGCCCGCGGCTACAAAGTCATCCTGACGATGCCGGAGACCATGTCCACCGAGCGCCGGGTCATGTTGCGCGCCTTCGGTGCCGAGATCGTGCTGACCCCCGGCTCCGAAGGTATGCGGGGCGCAGTGGACAAGGCCCAGGAAATCGTCGCCAACACGGAGAACTCCATCTGGGCCCAGCAGTTCGCCAATGAGGCCAACCCCGAGATCCACCGCACCACCACGGCGGAGGAAATCTGGTCGGACACCGACGGCAAGGTGGACATCTTCGTCGCCGGCATCGGCACCGGCGGAACCGTCACGGGCGTCGGCCAGGTCCTGAAGGAGCGCAACCCTGACGTCCAGATCGTCGCGGTCGAACCGAAGGATTCCGCGATCCTGAACGGCGGGGCCCCGGGTCCGCACAAGATCCAGGGCATCGGCGCCAACTTCATTCCGGAGATCCTTGACACCAACGTCTACGACGAGGTCCTGGACGCCACCCTGGAGGACTCCGTCCGCGTCGCACGCGAGCTCGGCGTGCAGGAAGGCATCCTGGGCGGCATCTCGTCCGGCGCCATCGTCTGGGGAGCCCTGGAGCTCGCCAAGCGCCCGGAGAACGCCGGTAAGCTCATCGTTGCCGTCGTCTGCGATTTCGGGGAGCGCTACATCTCCACCGTGCTTTACGACGACATCCGCGGCTGA
- the epsC gene encoding serine O-acetyltransferase EpsC: protein MSFFARLKEDLDAARSHDPAARGSFENFFAYSGLHAIWFHRLTHRMWQNPALRFPARLVSQLARFLTGIEIHPGATIGRRFFIDHGMGVVIGETAEIGEDVMIYHGVTLGGRSLAKVKRHPTIEDRVVIGAGAKVLGPITIGRDSAVGANAVVVKDAPAESIVTGVPAVWRHRDALRETKPAVDPAEYLIDYHI, encoded by the coding sequence GTGAGCTTTTTCGCAAGACTTAAGGAAGACCTCGACGCCGCCCGGTCACACGACCCGGCGGCGCGAGGTTCTTTTGAGAATTTCTTTGCCTACTCCGGCCTGCACGCGATCTGGTTCCACCGCCTGACGCACCGGATGTGGCAGAACCCCGCCCTGCGCTTCCCGGCGCGGCTGGTCTCCCAGCTGGCCCGCTTCCTCACCGGAATCGAGATCCATCCGGGGGCAACCATCGGCCGGCGCTTCTTCATTGACCATGGCATGGGAGTCGTGATCGGCGAGACCGCCGAGATCGGCGAGGACGTCATGATCTACCACGGTGTGACCCTCGGCGGGCGCTCCCTGGCGAAGGTCAAGCGGCACCCCACCATCGAGGACCGCGTGGTGATCGGCGCAGGGGCCAAGGTCCTGGGACCGATCACCATCGGCCGGGACAGCGCCGTGGGTGCCAACGCCGTCGTGGTCAAGGATGCCCCCGCCGAATCGATTGTCACGGGCGTGCCCGCCGTCTGGCGCCACCGCGATGCGCTGCGCGAGACCAAGCCCGCCGTCGACCCGGCCGAGTACCTCATCGACTACCACATCTAG